In Streptomyces liangshanensis, the DNA window AGCGCCAGCGCGCAGAAGCGCTCCAGCTCCCAGGAGAACTGCTCGTCGGCCGGACCCTCGACATGCGCCGGCGGCTTCTCGAAGCCCCAGAACAGCGCGGTCGGCGCCAGGAACACCCCGCGCACGTCGGTGTCGCTGGTCTCCGTCGCCAGACCGAACGCACGTGACCCCATCACGCAGGAGTAGACGGTGTGATCACGTACGAGAGCGTCGGGCGTCATGCGCGAGAAGGGTACGGGACCGTCCGGCCGGTCCCGCGGGGCGGCCGCCGGCAGGCGCCCCCGCCCGGTGTCCGGTTTAACCTGGAAACCGCACATCGGTCACCGAGGAGGACGCCGTGACGGAACGAGCGGTACGGGGACTCGGTATCGTCGACGGGTCCGGCCTCCCCCGCCCCCGGACCGCGCACGTCCACCCCGGCGCCGCGGCAGCCCTTCGCAAGGACATCGCCCAGTGAGAACCGCCGTTGTCATCGGAACCGGCCTGATCGGCACCTCCGCGGCCCTCGTCCTCGCCTCCCGCGGGGTCACCGTCCACCTCGTGGACCGCGACAGCACCAGGGCCCGTACGGCCGCGGCCCTCGGCGCCGGCACCGACCGGGCCCCCGAGGGCCCCGTCGACCTCGCCCTCGTCGCCGTACCGCCCGCCCATGTGGCCGCGACCCTCGCCGAGGCGATGCGCGGCGGGATCGCCCGCGGCTACCTCGACGTGGCCAGCGTCAAGGGCGGCCCCCGGCGCGAGCTGGAGGCACTCGGTCTCGACCTGGGCGCCTACCTCGGTACGCACCCCATGGCCGGCAAGGAGCGCTCGGGCCCGCTGGCCGCGTCCGCCGACCTGTTCGAGGGCCGCCCCTGGGTGCTGACCCCGACCCGGGACACCGACACCGAGGTGCTCAACCTCGCCCTGGAGCTGGTCGCGCTCTGCCGCGCCGTCCCGGTCGTGATGGACGCCGACGCCCACGACCGGGCCGTCGCGCTCGTCTCGCACACCCCCCAGCTGATCTCGTCCATGGTGGCCGCCCGCCTCGCGGACGCCGACGAGACGGCCGTACGCCTGTGCGGCCAGGGCATCAGGGACGTGACCCGGATCGCCGGCTCCGACCCCGCGATGTGGGTCGACATCCTCAGCGCCAATCCCGGCCCCGTCGCCGACGTGCTGGCCGGGATCGCCGCCGACCTCGACGAGACCGTCGGGGCGCTGCGCTCGCTCCAGTCCGCCGACGAGGACAAGCGCCGCGCGGGCGCCGAAGGCGTCGAGGACATCCTGCGGCGGGGCAACGCCGGCCGGGTCAGGGTGCCGGGCAAGCACGGCACCGCGCCCGCCGCGTACGAGGTCGTGGCGGTCCTGATCAGCGACAGGCCGGGCGAGCTGGCCCGTATCTTCGCGGACGCCGGGCGGGCCGGGGTCAACGTGGAGGACGTCAGGATCGAGCACGCGACCGGCCAGCAGGCCGGCCGGGTGCAGCTGATGGTCGAGCCCTCGGCGGCCCCGCTGCTCACCGAGGCCCTGCGGGAACGCGGCTGGTCGATCCGGCAGTAGGCGGCCGCCCGGTCCGGCCGTGGGACCGGGTCCCGGCCGCGCGGGGCCGGGGCCCTGGGCCGGGTGGAGTACGGCCCTGGGCCGTCCGGCGGAGCCCGTCCGGCGGGGGCGGCCGCCGAACGAGTGCATTTGTGGTGCCCAGTACTCGGTAACCTTGTACGAGGGCGTATGGACGCCCCGCGTGCCCGCACGCCGCACTCACCCGTGAACCAGGAAGGTGTCCGCCTCCGTGGAAACCGCAGCATCCGTCGCCCGGACCGCCCCGGCCGCTGTGATCGTCGCCATCGACGGGCCCTCCGGCACGGGCAAGTCGAGCACCTCCAAGGCCGTGGCGTCCCACCTCGGGCTCAGCTACCTGGACACCGGGGCCCAGTACCGGGCCATGACCTGGTGGATGATCAACAACGGCATCGACGTCTCGGACGCCGTCGCCGTCGCGGACGCCGCGGGCAAGCCCGTGATCGTGTCCGGCACGGACCCCGCCGCCCCGACGATCACCGTCGACGGCGAGGACGCCTCGGGCCCGATCCGTACGCAGGACGTCACCGCCAAGGTGAGCGCGGTCAGCGCGGTCCCCGAGGTACGGTCCGTCGTCACCGCGCTCCAGCGCGCCGTCGCCGCCGCGGCGGAGGGGGGCATCGTCGTCGAGGGCCGGGACATCGGGACGACCGTGCTGCCGGACGCCGACGTCAAGATCTTCCTCACCGCCTCGCCCGAGGCCCGCGCGGCCCGCCGCAGCGGCGAGCTGAAGGGCCAGGAGGCGGTCGACGTCTCCGTCACCAGGGAAGCGCTGATCAGGCGGGACGCGGCCGACTCCAGCCGCAAGACGTCCCCGCTCGCGAAGGCGGCCGACGCGGTCGAGGTGGACACCACGGAGCTGACCCTCCAGCAGGTCGTCGAGTGCGTCGTCACCCTGGTCGAGGAGAAGCGGGCCGTCAGGTGAGCGCCCCGCCCGAGCAGGGCGCACGTCCCGCGAACCGGCCGGGCAGAGCCCCGTCCCAAGCGGGCGCGGCGGTGGGCCGGGGCATCGGCGTCGCGCTGATGTACGGCCTGTGGAAGCCCCGGGTGCTGGGCGCCTGGCGCGTCCCCGCCCGGGGCGCGGCGATCCTCGCCGTGAACCACTCGCACAACGTCGACGGCCCGATGATCATGGGCACCGCGCCCCGGCCGGTGCACTTCCTGATCAAGAAGGAAGCGTTCGTCGGGCCGCTGGACCCGTTCCTGCGGGGCATCGGGCAGCTCAAGGTGGACCGCACGGTCGCCGACCGGGCCGCGATCACCGACGCGCTGGACGTGCTCGCCGCCGGCGGCGTCCTCGGGATATTCCCCGAGGGCACCAGGGGCGAGGGCGACTTCGCCTCCCTGCGCGCCGGGCTCGCCTACTTCGCCGTACGGTCGGGTGCGCCGATCGTGCCGGTGGCGGTCCTGGGAAGCACGGAGCGCCGGGGACGGTTGGTACGGGCACTGCCCCCGCTCCGCAGCCGGGTCGACGTCGTCTTCGGCGACGCCTTCGCGGCGGGCGACGGCAGCGGCCGGCGGACCCGCAAGGCGCTGGACGAGGCCACCGTACGGATCCAGGAACGGCTGACCGCCCACCTGGCGGACGCCAGGCGGCTGACCGGACGCCGGGCGGCCGGCCCGCTGTAACAGCGCACGAGTATTTCAGTAGTGCCGCCGCATGCTGCGGCGCACCGATCACGATGGATGAACGAGGTACGGACTTCATGAACGACCAGATCGACTCCGGGGAAGCGAACGGAGAGCTTGGCGACGCCGAGTACGCGGAGTTCATGGAGATCGCCGCACACGAGGGCTTCGACCCCGAGGAGGTGGAGGGGGCGATCGACGAGGCCGGTCACGGCCCCCTGCCGATCCTCGCCGTCGTCGGACGCCCGAATGTCGGCAAGTCGACGCTCGTGAACCGCATCATCGGCCGCCGTGAGGCGGTCGTCGAGGACAAGCCGGGCGTCACCCGCGACCGGGTGACCTACGAGGCGGAGTGGGCGGGCCGCCGCTTCAAGATCGTCGACACCGGCGGCTGGGAGCAGGACGTCCTCGGGATCGACGCCTCCGTCGCCGCCCAGGCCGAGTACGCCATCGAGGCCGCCGACGCGGTGGTCTTCGTGGTGGACTCCACGGTCGGCGCCACCGACACCGACGAGGCCGTGGTGCGGCTGCTGCGCAAGGCGGGCAAGCCCGTCGTGCTCTGCGCCAACAAGGTCGACGGACTGAGCGGCGAGGCCGACGCGACCGCGCTGTGGTCGCTCGGCCTGGGCGAGCCCCACCCCGTCTCCTCCCTGCACGGCCGCGGTACGGGCGACATGCTCGACGCGGTCCTGGAGGCGCTGCCCGACGCCCCGGCCCAGACCTTCGGCCTCGCCGTCGGCGGCCCCCGCCGCATCGCGCTGATCGGCCGCCCGAACGTGGGCAAGTCGTCCCTGCTCAACCGGGTCGCGAAGGAGGACCGGGTAGTCGTCAACGAGATGGCGGGCACCACCCGTGACCCCGTGGACGAGCTGATCGAGCTGGGCGGCACGGTCTGGAAGTTCATCGACACCGCGGGCATCCGCCGCCGGGTCCACCTCCAGGCGGGCGCCGACTACTACGCGTCCCTGCGCACCGCGGCCGCCGTCGAGAAGGCCGAGGTCGCGGTCATCCTGATCGACACGACCGAGTCCATCAGCGTCCAGGACCAGCGCATCGTGACGATGGCCGTCGAGGCGGGCCGCGCCATCGTCATCGCGTACAACAAGTGGGACACCCTCGACGAGGACCGCCGCTACTACCTCGAACGCGAGATCGAGACCGAGCTGGCGCAGGTCGCCTGGGCGCCCCGGGTGAACGTCTCGGCCCTCACCGGCCGGCACATGGAGAAGCTCGTCCCCGCCATCGAGACGGCGCTGGCCGGCTGGGAGACCCGGGTCCCGACGGGACGCCTGAACGCGTTCCTCGGTGAGCTGGTCGCCGGACACCCGCACCCCGTCCGCGGCGGCAAGCAGCCCCGGATCCTGTTCGGCACGCAGGCCGGCGCCAAGCCGCCGCGCTTCGTGCTCTTCGCGTCCGGCTTCATCGAGGCGGGCTACCGCCGCTTCGTGGAGCGCCGGCTGCGCGAGGAGTTCGGCTTCGAGGGCACGCCGATCCACATCTCCGTACGGGTGCGCGAGAAGCGCGGCCGCAAGAAGTAGCCCGGCCGGGCGGCGGCACGGGAAAGCCGGAAGCTGTGGGGTCCGGCGCGGACGGTTCCGCGCCGGACCCCACAGCTTCCGGCTTCTCTCGTACGTACGGGGGTCCCGGTCCGGTCGCCGGAGCGGGGCCCGGTCTCTCAGAGCCCGCGGCGCGGACCCGGCGGCAGGGCCGCCGGGGTGTGCCGCGCGCCCGGCTGGCGCGGATCGCGCTGCCAGGACCCCACGTACGGCGTGTGTCCGCCGTACCCGCCGTGCGACGACGCGTGCAGCCCGGTGCCGAAGGCGGTGAAGCCCAGGTTCTCCTCGTTGCTCCGGTCCCCGGGCAGAGCCCGGAAGGACCGGCGGAACTCGGAGTACAGGGCGTCGTAGATGGGCGTCGTGGAGTATCCGTCCGCGACGTCCTGCGCGGGGCGCATCGAAGGGATCTGGCTCTGGTACTGCGGGCGTGAGGGGTCGTATGCGTGCACGTATGTGCCAACGACCCCGCTCTCCGTCGGATGCGGGGTGCCCGGCGAAATCGACGCCCGCGGAGGTTCCGTGAGCCGTACGGCCGGGCCCGCGGCCGCCGTCACGTGCCCGCGAGCGGCATGGCGGCCGCGACCAGCCGGCCGTTGGCCGCCGCTTTCTCCAGGGCCTCGCGCAGCAGGTCCTCGCGGGGCTGCTGGCCGATCGAGCCGACCGGGGCGGCGAAGACGAGGACGGTGCTGGACCGGTTGGCCGCCGCCCGCCACCCCTCGGTGACCTGGAGCGGCTGGTGGGCCTGCCACCAGGCGACGGACCCGCTGCCGCCGGTGCCCGGCTGGAGCACGGCGTGCAGCTGGCCCATGGCGAGCAGCACGGACCAGCCGGGCAGGTGCGCGGGCAGCGTCTCCAGGTCGGAGACGTGCCGGAAGCCCTGCTCGGCGAGGAGCGGGAGGAATTCGTCGGTGCTCCCCTCCGAGCCGGGGCGGGCGATCGGGGCGGTCGGCTCGACGACCAGCGCCGGGTGCAGATCGCCCTCGATCAGCACCAGGCCGCTGGTGACGCCCAGGACGGCCTGGTCGCCGCCGGCCGTGCCGGGCTGCGCCGACTCGCTGCCGGTGATGGACCGGACGGCGCCCTGGAGCTGGTCCTCGGCGACCTGGACCACCTGGGACGGGATGCAGGTGGCGTGGGCGAAGGCGAGGACGGCGGTCTCCTCGCCGACGAACAGCACTGTGCTGGTCCGCTCCTGTTCGGAGTCGCCGGGAGTGCGGCAGGACGTGCAGTCGTAACTGCCCGGGGAGTTGTCGCCGGCCAGCAACCGGTCGGCTTCCTCGTCGCCGATCTCGGCGCGTACGTCCTCGCTGACATCGAGCATGCGCGGCACGGGTGGCTCCTCGAACTGGGTGCGTGGGCCGGGCTGTTCCCGGCTCGTAAAGAAGACAACGGGTGAGCCGTGGCCCGGGTCACGCGGATCGGGGAACGGAAATCGAACCGTCCGCCACCGTGGGTGACCGATCGACCGGAATCAGTCATGGCGTTCAACGGCTCGCGCGGACCGGCAAGTTGGCCCGGCCGCGCGGGCGGCAGGGTCGTCACGTCGACGGATCGATTCGGCGCGGCGGACGGCCGTGCCGTGACCGTCGACAAATCGGGAAGTCGGCGATCGGAAGAGGTGGCCGGAAAAGGCCGGTTCCTTTCGGCCCAGTACGGGTCCGGGGCGGCTCCCGAGCGGGGCCGGGGCGGCCCTGCGGGAGCCGGCCGCCCCCGCCGCCGTACCCGCCGGAGAGCCGCCCCCGGCACCGGATCACGCGAATCTGCTCGAAATCGGCACCGAACGCTCCATTCGAGCGTCTAACCGACCGAGCCGATACGACCGGGACGACCAGGGGGACCCACCCACGTATGCGCCTTTCCTTCCTGCTCCACAACGCCTACGCCGTCGGCGGGACGATCCGGGCGACGTTCACGCTCGCCGCCGCGCTGGCCGAGCGGCACGAGGTCGAGATCGTCTCGGTCTTCCGGCACCGCGAGGAACCCGCCCTGGGCGCCCCCGCCGGGGTCGGCCTGCGCCACCTGGTCGACCTGCGGTCCGGCAGCCCCGGGTACGACGGCGAGGCCGCCGAGCACGGACCGGCCCGGATCTTCCCGGTCGGCGACAGCAGGTACCGGCAGTACAGCGCCCTCACCGACCACCGGATCGGCGCCCACCTGCGCTCCCTGGAGGCGGACGTCGTCATCGGCACCCGCCCCGGGCTCAACGTCCACCTCGCCCGGCAGGCGCCCCGCGGCCCGGTCCGGATCGGCCAGGAGCACCTGAGCCTCGACGCCCACGCCGGCCGCCTGCGCCGCGAGATCCGCCACCGCTACCGGCTGCTCGACGCCGTCACCACCGTCACCGAGGCCGACGCCCGCGCGTACCGGACGGGGCTGCGGCTGCCCGGCGTACGGATCACGGCGATCCCCAACGGCGTGCCCGCGCCCACCGTCGCCCCCGCCGACTGCACCGGGAAATGGGTCGTCGCGGCCGGCCGGCTCACCCAGGTCAAGCGGTACGACCTGCTGGTACGGGCCTTCGCCGGGGTGGTGGAGGTCCGCCCCGACTGGCGCCTGCGGATCTACGGCTCCGGCGACGCGTCCGGCAACGAGAAGGACACGTTGCGCGCGCTCGTCGAGGAGCACGGACTGCACGAGCACGTCCTGCTGATGGGGTCCGCCGACCCGCTGGAGGCGGAGTGGGTCAAGGGATCGGTCGCCGCCGTCACCTCCGGCCGGGAGTCCTTCGGCATGACCATCGTCGAGGCGATGCGCTGCGGCGTCCCGGTCGTCGCGACCGACTGCCCGCACGGCCCCGCCGAGATCATCGAGGACGGTGTCGACGGGCGGCTCGTGCGCAACGGGGACGTCGCCGCGATCACCGGCGGGCTGCTCGCGCTGATCCAGGACGACGCGCTGCGCGGACGCGCCGGCCGGGCGGCGCTCACCGCGTCCGCCCGGTTCGACCCGGCGCTGGTCGCCACCCGCCACGAGGCGCTCTTCGCCGAGCTGGCCAGGGGCTCCCGCGGCAGGTGGCACGACTCGCTGCACCGCGGCCGCGGCGCCGTGCTGGCCCGCGCGCACGCCGCGCGCAACCTCGCAGTCGACGTGATCCGGAAGGGCAGGACCGCATGACTCAGGACGACGTGACGCAGGAGAGCGTGGCGCGGGACGACGCGACCGGGCGGAACGGACGGCGAGGGGGACGAGCGGAACGCGTCGCGGACTGCATCGCCGACTCCGCGGGCGGCATCACCTTCGACGTCGCGGGCGCCGCCGGACCCGCCGCGGCGCTCGTGCTGCGCCGCCGCGACGGCGCCCCCGCCGACGGCACCGACCGGGAGGTACGGCTGCCGCTGACCGGAGGCGGCGGTCCGGGGCGGGCGCTGCGGGCCGTGCTGCCCAGCACCGTCCACCTGGCCGAGGGGTACTGGGACGTCAGGACCGGCGCCGACGGCGAGCACGCCGTGCGCCCCGGGGTCAGGGACGTCCGGGCGCTCGTCGACCGCGTCCCCGGCCAGGACCGGGTCACCGCCCGCATCCCGTACCCCACGGGCGACGGCCGGCTCGCCGTCCGCAGCTGGGTCCGCACCCCGCACGCCGAGGCCGGCGCGATCCGCTGCGACCGGGGCACGATGACGGTCGGGGGAGTGCTGTACGGCGCCGAGGCGCGGCCCGGCGCGGTGGCCGAGGCGCGGCTGAGCGGCGGCGGCCGGGTCCACCGGGTCCCGGTCACCGGACGGGGCTCGTCCTTCGCCTTCACGCTGCCGTACGCCCTCCTGGCGGACGCGCCGGTCGAGCGGCGGCTGGGCTGGGACCTGTGGCTGCGGCCCGCGCCGGACGCGGACGGGATCAGGATCTCGCGCATCCTGGACGACATCTGGGACAAGCGGAACATCCTGGTCTACCCCCGCTTCGTCCGCCCGTCGCCCGACGCCTGGTCGGCCACCCCCTGCTACACCGCCGACAACGGCCTCCGCGTACGCCTGGAACCCGCCCCGGACCGGCCCTGACAAGCCCTGACGAGCGCTGACAGGCCTTGATCGGGACTTGACGGGGGCTTTGCCGGGCCCCCAGGTCATCCGCCTACGTTGTCCTATATGCGCATACTTTTCTCCGCCACCCCGCAGCACGGCCACGTCCTCCCGCTGCTCCCTCTCGCCCGCGCGTTCCGGGACCGGGGCGACACGGTCGCGGTCATGACCGGTGACGCCCTCGCCTCCGTCTTCGCTTCGGAGGACATCGAGTTCCTCGGCGTCGGACCCGCGGTCGACGTGCTGTTCGAGGAGGCGTCCCGCAGGACGGGCGGCCACGACGACCGGGGAGAGCCCGCCCCCACGTTCGTCGGGGAGTTCTTCGGCGGCACCCGCGTCGACCTGACCGCCGATGACGCCCTCGCCGCCGCCCGCGCCTTCGGCCCCGACCTGATCGTCGCGGAGTCCTGCGACTTCGTCGGCCCGCTCGTCGCGGCGGCGCTCGGCGTCCCGGTCGCCACGCACGCCCTCGGCCCGGCGCTCCCCGCCGCGTTCGTCGACAACATGGCGGCCGTCGCGGGGACCCGCTACAAGAGCCGAGGCCTGGAGGCGACCCCGGCCCGGTGGTACGTCGACACCTGCCCCGAGGCGATCCAGGCCCCCGGCCTGCAGGCCCCCGGCCTGCAGGCCCCGGCAGGCCGGCTCGCGATGCGGCCGGAAGCGCACCAGGGCCCCGGCGCCTCCGGGAAGCCCGACCCGGAGCCCGCGCGGGCGGCGGACGGTGGGAAGCGGGTCCTGGTCACGTTCGGCACGTACTTCGCCGACCCCGATGTCCTCGGCCCCATCCTGCGGGAGCTCGCCGCGTCCGACGTCGACCTGCGGGTCACGCTGGGCCTGACGGCCGGACCGGACGACTACGACCTCGACGCCGACAGCGGCAAGGTCACGTTCGTCGGCTTCACCCCGCTCGCGGAACTGCTGGGCGGCGTCGACCTCGTCGTCACCCACGGCGGCGCCGGCACCACCATCGGGGCGCTGTCCCGCGGCCTGCCGCTCGTCGTGGTGCCCCAGGGCGCCGACCAGTTCCTCCAGGCCGCCATGGTCGAGGCCACGGGCACGGGCGTCGCCGTCCAGCCCGCCGACGCCACCCCCGAAGCCGTCGCCCGCGCCGCCGCCGACGTGCTCGCCGACCCGGCGTACGCCGCCCGCGCCCGCGAGATCGCGGACCAGGTCGCCGACCTGCCCGCGCCCGCCGAGGTCGCCGAGCAACTGGCCGGCGCCCTGAGCTGACCGCCCCGGGGCCGGCCACGGGGCGGCTCGCGCCGTCAGCCCTGCCGGGTACTGACGCGGCACTTACTTGAGAGCGAAGTGACCGAAATCGATCGGATCGGGCGTGTTCGCCGTCGGTGGGTCATGCGGGGGAATCGTGAATTCCGCATGGTCCGACAATTCGCCGCCGTTCTTGCGGGCACGGTACGGACCCGAATTCGGTAAGGGTGAATTTATCTGATCTTAGAGGGTAGGGAATTACTCCTTCGTGCCGAATCAGGGGGCCGAACGAGTGAAGTCGGGGCGCTCCGGCGCCGTCCGCGATCCTGTGACACAAGTGTGACGGCGGACCGGCCGGAAGAGGCCGGGTCCCGCGATTGCCCGGCTTCCTTCCGTGCCCGGGGGCGCCTACCGTGAGTGGCATGGGACCCACACCGGACGCTCAGGACCAGCCTTCCGACGACCTCGGCGCGTACGTCGGCCTGGACGCCGACGACGCCGGGAACAGGGCCCGGCGGCGGGGCTGGACAACGGTCCGGTCGGTGCCGCCGGGCGCGATCATCACGATGGAGTACGTGGTGGGGCGCATCAACTTCGAGGTCGCGCACGGCCGGGTGGTG includes these proteins:
- a CDS encoding prephenate dehydrogenase; protein product: MRTAVVIGTGLIGTSAALVLASRGVTVHLVDRDSTRARTAAALGAGTDRAPEGPVDLALVAVPPAHVAATLAEAMRGGIARGYLDVASVKGGPRRELEALGLDLGAYLGTHPMAGKERSGPLAASADLFEGRPWVLTPTRDTDTEVLNLALELVALCRAVPVVMDADAHDRAVALVSHTPQLISSMVAARLADADETAVRLCGQGIRDVTRIAGSDPAMWVDILSANPGPVADVLAGIAADLDETVGALRSLQSADEDKRRAGAEGVEDILRRGNAGRVRVPGKHGTAPAAYEVVAVLISDRPGELARIFADAGRAGVNVEDVRIEHATGQQAGRVQLMVEPSAAPLLTEALRERGWSIRQ
- the cmk gene encoding (d)CMP kinase, encoding MSASVETAASVARTAPAAVIVAIDGPSGTGKSSTSKAVASHLGLSYLDTGAQYRAMTWWMINNGIDVSDAVAVADAAGKPVIVSGTDPAAPTITVDGEDASGPIRTQDVTAKVSAVSAVPEVRSVVTALQRAVAAAAEGGIVVEGRDIGTTVLPDADVKIFLTASPEARAARRSGELKGQEAVDVSVTREALIRRDAADSSRKTSPLAKAADAVEVDTTELTLQQVVECVVTLVEEKRAVR
- a CDS encoding lysophospholipid acyltransferase family protein codes for the protein MRRHPGRGEAGRQVSAPPEQGARPANRPGRAPSQAGAAVGRGIGVALMYGLWKPRVLGAWRVPARGAAILAVNHSHNVDGPMIMGTAPRPVHFLIKKEAFVGPLDPFLRGIGQLKVDRTVADRAAITDALDVLAAGGVLGIFPEGTRGEGDFASLRAGLAYFAVRSGAPIVPVAVLGSTERRGRLVRALPPLRSRVDVVFGDAFAAGDGSGRRTRKALDEATVRIQERLTAHLADARRLTGRRAAGPL
- the der gene encoding ribosome biogenesis GTPase Der, whose protein sequence is MNDQIDSGEANGELGDAEYAEFMEIAAHEGFDPEEVEGAIDEAGHGPLPILAVVGRPNVGKSTLVNRIIGRREAVVEDKPGVTRDRVTYEAEWAGRRFKIVDTGGWEQDVLGIDASVAAQAEYAIEAADAVVFVVDSTVGATDTDEAVVRLLRKAGKPVVLCANKVDGLSGEADATALWSLGLGEPHPVSSLHGRGTGDMLDAVLEALPDAPAQTFGLAVGGPRRIALIGRPNVGKSSLLNRVAKEDRVVVNEMAGTTRDPVDELIELGGTVWKFIDTAGIRRRVHLQAGADYYASLRTAAAVEKAEVAVILIDTTESISVQDQRIVTMAVEAGRAIVIAYNKWDTLDEDRRYYLEREIETELAQVAWAPRVNVSALTGRHMEKLVPAIETALAGWETRVPTGRLNAFLGELVAGHPHPVRGGKQPRILFGTQAGAKPPRFVLFASGFIEAGYRRFVERRLREEFGFEGTPIHISVRVREKRGRKK
- a CDS encoding glycosyltransferase; this encodes MRLSFLLHNAYAVGGTIRATFTLAAALAERHEVEIVSVFRHREEPALGAPAGVGLRHLVDLRSGSPGYDGEAAEHGPARIFPVGDSRYRQYSALTDHRIGAHLRSLEADVVIGTRPGLNVHLARQAPRGPVRIGQEHLSLDAHAGRLRREIRHRYRLLDAVTTVTEADARAYRTGLRLPGVRITAIPNGVPAPTVAPADCTGKWVVAAGRLTQVKRYDLLVRAFAGVVEVRPDWRLRIYGSGDASGNEKDTLRALVEEHGLHEHVLLMGSADPLEAEWVKGSVAAVTSGRESFGMTIVEAMRCGVPVVATDCPHGPAEIIEDGVDGRLVRNGDVAAITGGLLALIQDDALRGRAGRAALTASARFDPALVATRHEALFAELARGSRGRWHDSLHRGRGAVLARAHAARNLAVDVIRKGRTA
- a CDS encoding glycosyltransferase, with the protein product MRILFSATPQHGHVLPLLPLARAFRDRGDTVAVMTGDALASVFASEDIEFLGVGPAVDVLFEEASRRTGGHDDRGEPAPTFVGEFFGGTRVDLTADDALAAARAFGPDLIVAESCDFVGPLVAAALGVPVATHALGPALPAAFVDNMAAVAGTRYKSRGLEATPARWYVDTCPEAIQAPGLQAPGLQAPAGRLAMRPEAHQGPGASGKPDPEPARAADGGKRVLVTFGTYFADPDVLGPILRELAASDVDLRVTLGLTAGPDDYDLDADSGKVTFVGFTPLAELLGGVDLVVTHGGAGTTIGALSRGLPLVVVPQGADQFLQAAMVEATGTGVAVQPADATPEAVARAAADVLADPAYAARAREIADQVADLPAPAEVAEQLAGALS
- a CDS encoding I78 family peptidase inhibitor, yielding MGPTPDAQDQPSDDLGAYVGLDADDAGNRARRRGWTTVRSVPPGAIITMEYVVGRINFEVAHGRVVRCWRG